The Streptomyces tubercidicus DNA segment GGTTGCCGGGCAGCGGGATCGCGTCGTACCAGTCACCACCCGCCTGGGAGGTGCCGGACGTCGGCAGATACCGGCTCGCCAGCCGCACGCCCGTGGTCTCCGGGAGCGACGACGGCAGCATCACGAGCTGGAGAGCGTCCGCGACCGAGGCTTCAGGCCCCCGCGACATCGTGCGGTCGACGCCGAACGCGGTGTGCGTGGCGAGCTGTGAGGCGACGAGCAGGTCGTCCGCCGAGAAGGGGGGCCGGTCGGCGCCGCGCAGCAGGGCGACGGTTCCGACGAGGTGCCGGCGGCCGTAGAGCGGGGCGATGATCAGCCGTCGGCCCGGGGGCGAGGTCGGTGTCGGTGTCGGTGTCGGTGTCGGTGTCGGTGTCGGTGTCGTGAGCATGCTGGCTACGGGCTCCAGCAGCTCGGCCACCGCGGGTGCGACCTCGGGGGTGTCAGCGAACCCGGCCTCCCGGGCCAGCAGAAACTCGGCGAACCCGCCGGTGACCGTCAGAGGATTGCCCTCGGCGGCCGTCGGGGGCGGCCCGATGGCCGGGTCTTCCGGCCCTTGCGTGAGGCTGTGCAGTCGCAGGACAAGAGGCTCGGCCGCCGTCTGCCCTTCCCCGACCGGCATCGGATGACGCAGATGGAGGACGATCGTGTCGGCGAAGGCGGGAATCGCTGTCTGCCGGAGTTCTCGCAGCGTGTCGTCCAGGTCGAGGCCGCGGCCGATCCGCTGCGTCGCGGTTCCGAGGAAGCGAAGGCGGTCGGTCGAGGCGCCGGAGTCCGAGGCCACCAGGCTCTCCGCCGACTCACCGCCGGGCATGCCATCGCAAGGGCGGCTTCCGGACGCCTCGGGAGACGACGGCCGAGGCCGGGACCGGGACGGCGAAGACCGTGCTGGGGTCTCGGTCGGCTGCCGGTACGGCTGGGACCGCTCCGCGTCCGGCCGTGGCGGCGGCTGCCTCGCCGGCTGAGGCGGCGCGGTGGCGTCGGCGGGGGCGGGCCTGGCGGCCAGGTCCGGTGGAGCAGGCCCTCCCCCGGCCCCTGCGGCGAGCCTCTTGGGGCCGGGGCCGGGGCCTTGGTCGGGGGTGCGGGGCTCCATCAGTCGTTTCACCCGTCGTCCGGTGAGAGGTGCCAGGGATCTCGCGGGGCGGCCTCAGCCGCGTCGCGTGCAGTGGAGAAACAGCTGTTCCTCGGGCGGCACATCCGAGACCGCCGGAGCGTAGGTGTACGAGGACTCCTCGACGACCTCGAATCGCGCGTCCTCGATGACCTTGCGCAGGTCGTCCCGCAGATAGCCGGAGACCCGGATGGCGTGGCCGAGAAACGGGATCCTGAAGTAGTCCACATCGGCCTCCACCATCGAGAGCGTGAACAGCCCACCGGGGACCAGCAGGTCATGAACCGTCCGCAGCGCCCCCGGGATCTCCGCACGCGGCAGCATCAGCAGGGAGAAGAAGGCCACGACCGCATCGAAACGCCCCAGGTCGTGCGGACCGTCGGGCTCCAGGTCGGCGATGTCCAGCCGGTGGAAGGTTGCACCGGGCACGTACTCCCGGGCGAGCTCCACCATCCCCCGGGACAGGTCGACGCCGACCACCTCGAACCCCGCCTCCACCAGCTGCCGGGCGGTCGGCAGACCGGTGCCGCAGCCCAGATCCAGCACCCGGCCTCCGGCGGGCAGCGCCCCGATCAGCCACTCCGCCGCGGCGAGCTGCCCCTTCTTGTACGGAAACGCCTCGTCATAGCGATCCCCGATCGCGTCAAACGCCTCGGCCTGCCCCTCGCGATCGCGCCATATGCCCTCAGGAACGGTCCCGTCGCTCTCGTCATCGACCTCGATGAACCCTCTGCTCACGAAGTGCACCTCTTTTCGTGCAACCATTCGATTGTATCGAGAATGTGCGCCTTTGATCCGCTATGCCGTTGCACGAGACGGAGCGATCCGGTCATGGCGCCGAGGCCCAGGCGGAGGGGGCCGATCGTGAAGCGGGGCGATCCGACAAACGACGAGTGGGCACGACGTGCGCCGTATTTGCCGAGGTCCGGGCGCCGGGGTGGGCGCTGGAGCGAGCATCGGAAGGTGATCAGCGGGATCCTGTTCCGGATCCGTACCGGAGTCCCGTGGCGAGACCTGCCAGAGCGGTACGGGAACCGGCCCTACAGTGCCGAAGACATGACGGCTCTTGAATCCTTCACCTTCGTGCGCCACGTCGACGGCCTTCGCCACTCCTTCGAGCGCGACGGCGAGAGCCACGATCGACCTGCCTACCGCCGAACGGACGGGCAGGTGTGGTGTGTCTGGGGACCGGACGACGGCTGGCACTGCGAGCTCGCCGACGGTCTTGTCACCGCCCATCCCTTGAACCGCGACAGCGACGAACCCGAACCCCCTGCCACCGTCTGGCGCAGCTTCAAGGGCGACCGGTCCTACCTCTACGACCTCCGCCACCTCGAACCTGAAGTGTGATCCGCCGGACAGCCCTCGGCTTGAGTTTTCACCTCTGCCTGGTTTGCCCGCCGCGCGGAGCTGCTCATGGCGATTACCGGCCCCTCGGGCACGGTCGCGGCTGGGCACTGCGGTGTCAGTGCCGGCTGCCAGAATGCCGCTCATGACGATCAAGGATGTAGCCCGGCATGACGTGAGTGAGCAGCAAATTGAGCAGGCGCTGGACGGCATCGGGCGTCGGGCCCACAGCCGCTGGCACACGATGCAATACGACTGCTACTCCGACGAGCAGCTGCAGGCAATGCGCGACGAACTCCTCGACCACATAGCAGCCCGCACGGTGGCGGACCCCGAGCCCGGCACCGCCCCGTCGGGCATCGTCCTGCGCACGGCGGCCGAGTGCGCCCTGGGGCTCATGAGTCTGGGCTGCTACCCCAACGGTGATCAAGAGATCTCCTTCACCCTCGTCGGCGAGCAGCTCAGCAGCGAGGACACGGACTTCGAGGCCGTTGTCGAGCAGGCCGCAACCGCGAGGACCTGGCTGGACGCGTTCGCGCTGTCGGTGATCAGTGGCATGATCTGGGAACGGGACCTGGTCATCGGGCTGTTGCTGCGTGGCGACTATGCGCCTGACATCCACAGCGGTCTGCCGCACTCGAAGCTGCAATCGGAGTCGGACCCGGGCGAGCTGGCGGAGATGGATGCCCTGTGCGGCTACCTCACCCAGGCCGAAGGGCATCTGCCCCGGCACTGGCCGTCGGTAACGCTGTGCAAGCCGACCGCCGACGAACGCGCCGAGGCAAAGCGGCACCTGGATGCCCTCGAAGCGCTGACGCCAGATCAGCGCCTACTGCGCGCGCTCTTGGAGGACGACCAGTCGGCCTTCGAGCAGGCCCTGGAGCATCGCCTCGTCCAGCACCGGGAGAGCGCACCCACCGATGCGCCGCCCCGCAGCCTCCTGCCGCACAAGACCATCGCCCTGACCGCACTCGCAGTCCAAGTACACCACTGGGATCTGCACGTCCGATCTGCCTACCTTCCGCAGACCCTGCTGAACGCCCCGGAAGGTGTGCCGTCGATCAGCGGCTGAACCAGCGCCTGGCCCGCCTGCGGTAAAGACGATGCGGTAGTCCCACTCACCCCCCCCATCTGCACCACCCGCTTCCCGATCTGTAACGGTTCAGCCTCGAAGAGTGACTCCGACATTTGCTCAAAATGCTCTTGTGGTGCACTTGTTGGACGTGAGCCGGGCTCATGTATGTGGGGGGGGAGCGATGACGCATACGACGACATGCCCCGGATGTGGCTGGGGCGCAGCTCCGGGGGCCGCGTTCTGCAGCAAATGCGGTGCGGCCGTGGAGGCCGGCGAGGCTGGTGAGGTCGATGAGGCGGCGACCGTGACGCTGCCTCAGCAGCCTGACGGTTCTGCACCGCCCGCGCCGGCCGCGTCCACGGTGCTGCTCACCGGCCGGGCCGCCGACCGCCGCACCGGCGTGCCGCGATGGGGTAATGGCCGGGATCTGACGAGGTATTTGTGTGCGGCCGCCTATCTGGACCGCGCCTATGCCGGATCACTCATCAAACAGGTCGCCGCCGAACCCCACTTGGGGGTGGCGGCGGCCCCGGCGTGCGATATCCCCGTGGTGCTGCGGCACGCCTACCTGGCCAATGCGCGCCGTCACGGCCGGGATCTCGTACTCAGCGTCCTGCTCCTGCTGGCTTTCGTCTTCACTTTCTGGGTCGGCGACGGGGTAATCACCCTGCTGGTGCTGTTCCTTTCCTGGGTGACGGTGTTCTCCTTCGAGCTCTCGACGAAGTACGGACGCCATCTGCAGAGCCTTCGCCCGGACCGCTTCGACCCGGCGGCCGCACCGCCGCCGCTCAACAGCGATATCGCGACGCGGCTGCGCCAGATCGGCGATTACGCCGGCGGGAACGTCACCACATACAGCGGATATTCGCCCTTCATCGGTTACGGGTCCGAACTCGACTCGTGGTCCCTGACCTTCGATGTCACCACATCGAGCCGGCCGGGAGGCGAATCGCAGGAATTCGATGTGACGGAGCTCTACGCCCATATCGCGGAGCGGGTCGGCGCCCTGGCGCTGCCCTGCCTGGAGATCGAGGAGCGGCTCTTCGCCGACGGCTCGACCCTCCTGGGAGACACCCGCTTCCTGCCGGACCCCCTGGGCCGGCCCGTCGCCCGGATTCCCTTCGACCAGATCGACGCGCTGAAACGGACGCCCGAGGAAGGCGCCCGCCCGTATCTGGCCGTGCACTCCACCGGCTGGAACGGCGAGTTGGTCACCTCGCTCTTCCTTCGCTTTGTGCGCTCGGACTCCAACCTCTATGTGGAAGCCGTCCCCACGGTGCTGTGCCCGCTGCTCGACCGCTACCGGGTCATCGACACCCTGATGCCCCGCCCACCACTGGGCGAACTCGCCAAGCTGGTCTCCGAAACAGCGGTCAGCACCTTCTTCATTCTGCTCGCCGCACCCGCACGCGCCATCTCGGGATTCGCACCCGACTACGGGATGTCCCGGCGGATGCGCCGTCAGCACAAGCTGATCACCAGGCTGCGCAGTTTCGACTACGGAGCGCGGCTGAGTGTTCGTCAACAGGCGGCGGCCACACGACACCAGCGGCATTTCCAGAAGGCCGACAGCGGAATGGTCCTGAAGACGGTGGAGAAGCGGGTGCTGGACGCACTCGTCGAATTCGCCGAAGAGCGTGGCATCGACGCGGGCGAGCTGATCCAGCGTCAGCAGACCATCATCAACAACGGCATTATCGCGTCCCACGGAGCGCGAGTGGATTCCAGCTCGGTCGCCTCCGGCGACAGGTCCCGGACCGCGATGAACATCATCCATAAGATCCCGCTGCTGAAACTGGACTGAACCACCGAGAAGGAATGAGGAAACCATATGCGCAGGAACGACGGGATCATCGCCACCGGCGGCTCGAATGTCGTCGGCAACGCCGTGGCCAGCGGAAAGAACGCCAAGGCGGAGGTCCGGGACAGCGGACTGACCCAGTACGGCGACGGGCGGCAGCCGCAGCCCATGGATCTGGACAAGCTGCTCTCCCGGCTGATCGATGAGCTGGGCCGGTCGGACCACCCCGAGCGGGACGACCTGATCGAGGCCGCCGAGGACGCGCGCGAGGAGGCCACCTCGGAGGAACCGCGCAAGGGCAAGCTGAAGGTTTTCGCCAGGGCGCTCGTGGCCGCAGTGCCGGGCTTCACCGCCCTGGCTTCTCTGGCGGTGGCGATCGAAGAGGCGATCCACGGGCTGTAGCCGGACCGGCGCGAAGGCCCGGTCCGGGAACACGAGGAACAACCAGGAACACGTGGGACGACGGGGGGAGATGATCATGCCGTCCTGTAGGCACTGCGGTGCGCTCTACGAGGGTTCTGCCGCGACGCCCTGTCCGAGCTGCGGTATGCCGCGCGAGGACGGGACGCCCGCCGGCACCGGTCAGCCCGTCGGGGGCACCGGGCACGGCTATATCCGGGTGGGGCCCACCATCCTGCCGCAGTGGCTGCTGTGGCTGGTGGCGGCTCTGCTCGTGGGCGGCGGCGTGACCGCCGTCGTTCTCGCCTCGTCCGGCCCCTCGGACGACGAGACGGGCGGCCTCCTCTCGTCAACCACCCCGACCCCGGACCCGGCCACCGGCTCCCTGCCGCCCACCGACATCGGTTCCCCGCCCCCCACCGACATCGGCTCGATGCCGCCCACCTACCCCGCGTCCACGCCGCCGACCGACTTCGCAACCCCCACCCCGACCGACATCTCCCCGTCTCCCGACAACGCGAGCGCGATCGTGGAGGAGTACTACCGGGACATCAACGCCCATGACTTCTCCGCGGCTTGGGACCTCGGCGGCAAGAACATAGGCGGCACCTCGTACTCGGACTGGGTGGCGGGCTACAACACCACGGTGCGCATCGAACTCAGCGCGGTGAACAACGGCAGCCCCGGCCAGGTCAGCGCCTTCCTCCGGGCCACCCAGACCAACGGCTCGATACGGCTGTACCAGGGGACCTACACGGTGTCCGACGGCGCGATCGTCCGCGCCGACATCACCGAGCGGTGACCGCCGACGGCGTTGGCCCCGCCGGGACTGAGCCCGCCGCCCCTGGGAAGGCTCGGTGTCATCCCCGACCACTACAGAGGAGAGCCGCAGCAGTGTCCGATCAGGGTCAGCCCGTGACCTGCTCGCCGGAATGCCTTTCCCGCGCGCAGCATGCCGTCGCCACCGCGCTCTGGCACTACACGAATACGCCGTTGGCCAAGCCGTATTACGTACGTGGCTGCATTCCGGACCCGGACGACGAGGCGGCGGTGATCGTCGCACTGTGGACCGGCCCTACGGCGCGGGACAAGCGGAACCTCTTCTTTTTCGTACGCCTCATGTCCGGCGAATTGCCCGTTCCCGCGGCGCGGGTCGCCAGCGGAATGATGCGGCTGAGCCGGGGAACGCACATCTTCGGCTTCGCCGGCCGCCACTTCGACGGCAAGCGGGTTCTCCAGGGCAGCAAACTGGTCAAGGGGCGCCCCGCACCCTGCCTCTGCACGAACACCGGCGAGCCGGAGGGGCCACGGGGCTTCTACTTCGAACGGCCGGGGCAGCTGAAGCAGTACCACTGAGGGGTGTCGGGCTCACGGCATCGCGTCGGATGGAAAACGTCCACGACGCACTGCGCTGTCCACGGCAACGGCAACGGGAACGGGAACGGGAAAACGCCTGGACGTGCCATATCCGAACGGCTCCAGCGGGATCTGGAGCGGCTCCCGCGCCTCCCCGTGGTACCCGACGTTGGAAATGCGCCCGCCCGGCTTCGTGACCCGGAAGGCCGCCTCCCAGGTCTGGGGCGCGCCGAGCGCCTCGATGGCCGCGTCGACTCCCTGGCCGTCCGTCAGCTCCAGAATCCGCTCGACCGGTTCGCACTGTGTGGTCGACGATCAGGTCGGCGACGAAGCGGCGGGCGAGTTCCTGACGGGCGGGGACCGATTCGACGGCGATGATGAGACCGGCGCCGAGCAGCCGGCAGCCGATGGTGGCCGACAGCCCCACCGCGCCCTGCGCGAAGATCGCGACGGTTTCGCCCAGTTGGAGTTCCGCGTGTTCGGCGGCGACGAAACCGGTGGAGCGGGCCTGGCGACGGCCGTCGCGTCATCTTCCGCTCGTTCGGCCGACACGGCAGTTCAGCCCATGAGGCCGGCCTGGTGTGCCAGCAGCGCGGCCTGCACCCGGCTGCCGCAGCCCGTCTTTCCCAGGATCGAGCCGACATGGGTCTTGACCGTCCCCACCCCGATGCCGAGCCGCGCGCCGATCTCCAGGTTCGAGAGCCCCTCACCCAGCATGACGAGCACCTCCCGTTCCCGGTCCGTCAGACCTTGCACCCTGCTGTCCAAGGGGCCGGGCCCGCCGCCCCTGAGCATCCGCCGGACGACGGTCCCGGTGACACCGGGCGAGAGCACCGCGTCTCCCACGGCCGCGGCCCGTACCGCGCGGATCAGTTCCTCCGGCCCCTCGTCCTTCAGCAGGAAGCCGGTGGCGCCGGCGCGCAGGGCCCGGATGACGTTCTCCTCGTCGCCGAACGTGGTGAGCATGACCACCTGTGGCCGGTGTTCCAGGGCGGCGAGCGGTTCGATGGCGGCGAGCCCGTCGAGTACGGGCATCCGGACGTCGAGGAGCACCACATCGGGCCGCTCCTCGGTGGCGAGCCGGATGGCCTCGGCGCCGTTGGCCGCCTCACTCACCACTTCGATGCCCTCGGTGTGCCGGAGAATCATCCGGACGCCGTGCCGGACCATCTCCTCGTCGTCGGCGAGCAGCACCCGGATCGTGGAACCCGGCCCGGATCCAGCGGAGTTGGCCTGGTCAGTCATGCGTCCTGCTCCCACCATGAGGTTCGGTCACCATCGGAACGGTAAAACGGTCGATCGCGATCAATGTGTCGGACCGGAAGCAGTAGCGGACGATCGGCAGCCGACCGCCCTCGGGAGGATTGTCGGCGTACGGATAGCGGCACTCCGTGGCGGAGGGCGGCCGCGGCGGTTCGTGCCCCAGCGCGGCCGCGCGCACGATCCCGTCGTCCGCCGGCACGGCGCCCTTCAGCTGCTCCTTCGTCATCCCCACCCGGGGCGGTGCGGGCCGCTCGTACGCGAGCTCATAGCGTGAATGGGCCACCAGCAAGACCCCGAACACCAGCATCACCGCCACCCCGATCAGACCGAGCAGCCCGATGACGGCTCCGGCGGCGCGCCGCTGGAGGATGGCGGCTCTGCTGACGGGCTCGTCGACGCCGCCGGGCTCGTCGATGCTGCCGGGCTCATCGGCGCTCCTGGGCTTGCCGACGCCGCCGGGCTCGGCGGCGGCCATCCCCGGCCGCCCGCTGCTGTCCGACGCCGCGTCGGCCGTCCCCGCATCAGCTGCCTCCGCGTCGGCAGTCTCCGCTTCGGCAGTCTCCGCGTCCACCGTCTCCGCGGCCGGGCCGGGATCGGCGGGGATGGCGGCCACCACGGCGAAGCCGCCTCCGGGCGTCCGCCCGGCCTCCAGTGCGCCGCCGAGCAGTGCCACCCGCTCCCGCAGGCCGGCCAGCCCGCGCCCGGAGCCGAGGCCCGTCGAGGCGGCGGGCCGGGTGGGCGGCACACCGTTGCGGACCCGCACCTGCACCCGCTCGCCGGTGTGCCGGACGGTCACCGTCACATGCGCCCCGGCCGCGTACCGGTGCACATTGGTGAGCGACTCGCGCGCCACGCGATGCACCGCCCGCCGCACCCGGGCGGGCCGGGCGTCCAGATCCGCCCCCTCCCAGCACAGCTCGACCGGAATGCCGCCCCTGCGCGACTCCTCCACCAGCGCCTCGATATCCGCACGGGTACCCGTCGCATCGGTCAGCGCGCCGGTGCCGGTGTCGCTCTCCAGTGGGCCGAGGACCCCCAGCGCCTCGCGCAGCTCCTGCATCGCGTCGCGGGTGGCGCGACGCACCACGGCGGCCTCGTCCCGCAGCTCGGGCGCCTGTTTACCCAGCGCCATCTCCAGGCCGCCCGCGTGCAGGGAGACAAGGCTCAGCCGGTGCCCGACCAGATCGTGCATCTCGGCGGCGATCCGCGAGCGCTCGCGCATACGGGACTCGCTGTCCGCCAGCCGGCGCGCCTGCTCGGCGGCGGCCGCGCGCTCCCGCAGGGCCCGCAGCAGCCGACCCTGCTGACCCGCGGCGGTACCGACCAGCCCCGGCACCACGACCGTGGTCAGGGCGAGCACGGCGCCCAGCGCAAGGCCGAACAGGTTGCCGCCCACCTCCAGCGTGGGCGCGAACACCGCGCAGGTCAGCATCGTCAGGGCGGCCGCCCCGAGGATCACCCCGACCCGCTGCCGTGGCGTACGCATCTGCCGGGTCGCGGTGTAGGCGGCCACCGCGGTCAGCAGCGCCGCGGAGGGCGCCGCCCCCGTCAGCGCGGCCAGCCCGACCGCACAGGCCACCGGAAACCGGCGCCGGACCAGCACCAGCGCGGCGCCGAGAATCGCCAGCGCTTCCGCCGCGCCCACCAGCCGGGCCTCGACCGTCGACAGCCCCGTATGGGCGACCAGCACCAGCACCGCGGCCAGGACCGCTTCTCCCGCCGCCCGCCACCACAGCCACCGCCCGTGCTCCCCCGGCCCGGCAAAGAGGCTCCGGGAAACGGGGGGATCGGACTCGGGTGGGGCGCTGGACGGCATAACGACAATTATCGAGGGCCCACAGGGCGCACCTCTGCTTCTTGCGGGCGACCCGCCTCTGCCCAAAGACAGAGGCCGTCGCCGGACGGGCTGCGTGACGTACGTCCTGTGGGCTGACGGCGACACCGCCGCCCTGCTGCTCCCCGAGTACGGTTCCGGGCCACGGCGCTGGGACTCGCCGCGGGGTCACGCCGCGGGGCCACCGCGCAGGGCCACCCCGCCCGGCCACCCCGCCGGGACCGCATCTCGGCCGCCCCTCGCTAAAGCTGCCGGAGGTGATCGCGCAGCGCGCGGGCGACCTGGGCCATGACGGCGTCGGCGTCGGGCTGTGTGCTGGCGGGGACGAGTGACTCGGTGAGGACGGCGATGGCGAAGGCCTGACCGTCGGAGTGCTCGACGACGCCGACTTCGTGGCGGAGGTTGAGGAGGGTTCCGGTCTTGGAGGACCAGGTGGAGGCGTCGGAGCTGAAGTCCGGGGCGATGCGCTGCCGCAGCAGGTTGTCCGTCATGAGGGAGCGGACGCGCCCGGCCACCTCCGGGGGGATCGCCGACGGTGTCCACAGGGCCTGCAGGAGTTCGACGTAGGAGCGCGCGCTGCCGGAGTTCGCGCGGGTCACATCGAGCTGCGGCACCCGGTGGCCGCGGCCGCTGGTGCCGGCTTCAATCGCGAGCGCATGGGCGAGATGTGCTTCTGCGGCATCGAAGCGTTCCACGGGGGTCTCGGTCAGCTCGCGGACGGTATGCCGGACGGAGATGCCCTGGAGGCCGAACTCCCGGAGGATCTCCGCCACTTGAGCGGGCGGGGTGAGGGCGAACAACGCGTCCGCGGCCGTCCCGTCGCTCACGCTGGTGCTGAGGTATAGCAGATCGTCGACCGCGATCCGGGCGGGGTGACGGAACCGGCTCAGCCCGGTCGGGCCGGGCGAGGTGATCCGCCCGGGTTCCACCGTGAGCATCGTCGATCCGCTGAGCTCGCCCCGTCGGATGCGCTCCAGCGTCGCCAGCGCCAGCGGGATCTTCACCAGGGAGGCGGCGGGCAGCGGGGTGTCCGGATCGATGCCCAGCTCTTGCCCCGTCTGCAGGTCCCGTACGAGAAAGCAACCGTGCAGGCCGCCGTCGCGCAGCCGCTGACGCATCTCCCGCAGCAGTGCCTCGCTGCTCATGTCGTCACCGGGCCCTGCGTCGGCACGTCTCCCTCGTCGGCGCCGAGGCAGCGGGCGATGTCCTCGCCCAGACGCGCACGGATGTGGTCCGGGTGTCCGGCCGCGGCGGTGGCCAGGACGAACCCCCGGGTGAGGGTGATCTCGCCGATGGGGCGCCAGCGCAGGGCGAGTTCGCCGGCCTGCGCGGGGGAGCAGAGCAGCACATCGCGCGAGCACAGCACCTCCGCCGCGGCGGTCGTGTGGTCGGCCGCGACGGCGAGCTGGGCGGGCCGCAGACCGACGGCATCGCGCAGCCGCGTCAGCGGGTCACGGATGTGCGGCACATCGTCCTCCGGCTGGATCCAGATACGGCGGGGCTCGCCGACCGCCGCGCGCCCGCACCGCAGCGTCTCGACATAGATGCGCTTCGCGCCCGGATCCTGCGCACTGGCGAGTCCGAGCGGCACGGACCAGGTCGCCTCGTCGCGCGGGACGGCGAGCAAGGCGGCACGCACCTGCTGGGAGTGCAGGAGCTCGGCCCGCTCCGCCGGTGCCGCGGCACGGAGATCGAGGGTGACGCCGTGGCCTCGTGCGTCGGCGATGAGGCGGGCGAGGCCGGCGGTGGAGCAGATGTCGGGGACCGCGAGCCGCCAGGGCTTGAGCTTGGCCGTCTCCGCCTCGTGCTGCAGGACATCGGCCGCGAGCACCAGTCGTCTGGCGGCCGGCAGCAGATCCCGGCCGAAGGGGGTGAGAACGGCCCGCCGTGCCGTCCGTTCGAAGAGCTGCTCACCGAAGCGCTCCTCAAGGGCGGCGACGCGACGGCTGGCCACCGACTGCGACATCCGCGCGGCGGCCGCTCCGACGGTGAAACTGCCGCGCTCGCTCACGCTGACAAACGCACGGCACGCTCCCACCAGATCCACACCCCGCACCCTATGCGATTTCGGCATGGAAACCCGCATGAGCGCATTGGACTGCATAGATACCGGAACGCGAGGGTGGTCGCGGCAACGGAGGCCGTCCTGAGCAGGGCCGGCCACCACTCGTTCCCGTACGCTTCGCGTGCCCGGGATTCCCGGAGGTTTTCCCATGCACCCCACCCGAACCCGGCGCCTCATTGTCGGCGCACGACCCCGGCGCCTCCTTGTCGGCGCGCTTGCCGCACTCACCCTCATCCCCCTCACCACCGCCTGTGGCAACGGCACCACCGACACCAGCCCCGCAGCCGCCACAAAGGCCGCACACACCGATACGACGCCGAAGTCATCCGCCCGCGAGTTCAAGGCACTTGAGCGGAAATTCGACGCCCGCCTCGGCGTCTACGCCCTCAACACCGGAACGGGGCGCGAGGTCTCCTACAACGCGGACCAACGCTTCGCCCACGCCTCCACCTTCAAAGCCATGGCGGCCGGCGCCGTGCTGCGCAAGTACTCCCTGCACGGCATGGACAAGGTGATCAAGTACTCCCGCGACGATCTGGTCCCCTACTCCCCCGTGACCGAAAAGCACGTCGACACCGGAATGACCCTGCGCGAACTGTGTGACGCCGCCGTTCGCTACAGCGACAACACCGCCGCCAATCTGCTGTTCGACGCACTCGGCGGCCCCAAGGGCCTCGACTCCGTGCTCGAAGAGCTGGGCGACCACACCACCCGGATGGTC contains these protein-coding regions:
- a CDS encoding LysR family transcriptional regulator; protein product: MPKSHRVRGVDLVGACRAFVSVSERGSFTVGAAAARMSQSVASRRVAALEERFGEQLFERTARRAVLTPFGRDLLPAARRLVLAADVLQHEAETAKLKPWRLAVPDICSTAGLARLIADARGHGVTLDLRAAAPAERAELLHSQQVRAALLAVPRDEATWSVPLGLASAQDPGAKRIYVETLRCGRAAVGEPRRIWIQPEDDVPHIRDPLTRLRDAVGLRPAQLAVAADHTTAAAEVLCSRDVLLCSPAQAGELALRWRPIGEITLTRGFVLATAAAGHPDHIRARLGEDIARCLGADEGDVPTQGPVTT
- a CDS encoding histidine kinase; the encoded protein is MPSSAPPESDPPVSRSLFAGPGEHGRWLWWRAAGEAVLAAVLVLVAHTGLSTVEARLVGAAEALAILGAALVLVRRRFPVACAVGLAALTGAAPSAALLTAVAAYTATRQMRTPRQRVGVILGAAALTMLTCAVFAPTLEVGGNLFGLALGAVLALTTVVVPGLVGTAAGQQGRLLRALRERAAAAEQARRLADSESRMRERSRIAAEMHDLVGHRLSLVSLHAGGLEMALGKQAPELRDEAAVVRRATRDAMQELREALGVLGPLESDTGTGALTDATGTRADIEALVEESRRGGIPVELCWEGADLDARPARVRRAVHRVARESLTNVHRYAAGAHVTVTVRHTGERVQVRVRNGVPPTRPAASTGLGSGRGLAGLRERVALLGGALEAGRTPGGGFAVVAAIPADPGPAAETVDAETAEAETADAEAADAGTADAASDSSGRPGMAAAEPGGVGKPRSADEPGSIDEPGGVDEPVSRAAILQRRAAGAVIGLLGLIGVAVMLVFGVLLVAHSRYELAYERPAPPRVGMTKEQLKGAVPADDGIVRAAALGHEPPRPPSATECRYPYADNPPEGGRLPIVRYCFRSDTLIAIDRFTVPMVTEPHGGSRTHD
- a CDS encoding zinc ribbon domain-containing protein, with the protein product MTLPQQPDGSAPPAPAASTVLLTGRAADRRTGVPRWGNGRDLTRYLCAAAYLDRAYAGSLIKQVAAEPHLGVAAAPACDIPVVLRHAYLANARRHGRDLVLSVLLLLAFVFTFWVGDGVITLLVLFLSWVTVFSFELSTKYGRHLQSLRPDRFDPAAAPPPLNSDIATRLRQIGDYAGGNVTTYSGYSPFIGYGSELDSWSLTFDVTTSSRPGGESQEFDVTELYAHIAERVGALALPCLEIEERLFADGSTLLGDTRFLPDPLGRPVARIPFDQIDALKRTPEEGARPYLAVHSTGWNGELVTSLFLRFVRSDSNLYVEAVPTVLCPLLDRYRVIDTLMPRPPLGELAKLVSETAVSTFFILLAAPARAISGFAPDYGMSRRMRRQHKLITRLRSFDYGARLSVRQQAAATRHQRHFQKADSGMVLKTVEKRVLDALVEFAEERGIDAGELIQRQQTIINNGIIASHGARVDSSSVASGDRSRTAMNIIHKIPLLKLD
- a CDS encoding class I SAM-dependent DNA methyltransferase, translating into MSRGFIEVDDESDGTVPEGIWRDREGQAEAFDAIGDRYDEAFPYKKGQLAAAEWLIGALPAGGRVLDLGCGTGLPTARQLVEAGFEVVGVDLSRGMVELAREYVPGATFHRLDIADLEPDGPHDLGRFDAVVAFFSLLMLPRAEIPGALRTVHDLLVPGGLFTLSMVEADVDYFRIPFLGHAIRVSGYLRDDLRKVIEDARFEVVEESSYTYAPAVSDVPPEEQLFLHCTRRG
- a CDS encoding zinc-binding dehydrogenase; the encoded protein is MLELTDGQGVDAAIEALGAPQTWEAAFRVTKPGGRISNVGYHGEAREPLQIPLEPFGYGTSRRFPVPVPVAVAVDSAVRRGRFPSDAMP
- a CDS encoding response regulator is translated as MTDQANSAGSGPGSTIRVLLADDEEMVRHGVRMILRHTEGIEVVSEAANGAEAIRLATEERPDVVLLDVRMPVLDGLAAIEPLAALEHRPQVVMLTTFGDEENVIRALRAGATGFLLKDEGPEELIRAVRAAAVGDAVLSPGVTGTVVRRMLRGGGPGPLDSRVQGLTDREREVLVMLGEGLSNLEIGARLGIGVGTVKTHVGSILGKTGCGSRVQAALLAHQAGLMG
- a CDS encoding serine hydrolase encodes the protein MSSEALLREMRQRLRDGGLHGCFLVRDLQTGQELGIDPDTPLPAASLVKIPLALATLERIRRGELSGSTMLTVEPGRITSPGPTGLSRFRHPARIAVDDLLYLSTSVSDGTAADALFALTPPAQVAEILREFGLQGISVRHTVRELTETPVERFDAAEAHLAHALAIEAGTSGRGHRVPQLDVTRANSGSARSYVELLQALWTPSAIPPEVAGRVRSLMTDNLLRQRIAPDFSSDASTWSSKTGTLLNLRHEVGVVEHSDGQAFAIAVLTESLVPASTQPDADAVMAQVARALRDHLRQL
- a CDS encoding immunity 49 family protein is translated as MTIKDVARHDVSEQQIEQALDGIGRRAHSRWHTMQYDCYSDEQLQAMRDELLDHIAARTVADPEPGTAPSGIVLRTAAECALGLMSLGCYPNGDQEISFTLVGEQLSSEDTDFEAVVEQAATARTWLDAFALSVISGMIWERDLVIGLLLRGDYAPDIHSGLPHSKLQSESDPGELAEMDALCGYLTQAEGHLPRHWPSVTLCKPTADERAEAKRHLDALEALTPDQRLLRALLEDDQSAFEQALEHRLVQHRESAPTDAPPRSLLPHKTIALTALAVQVHHWDLHVRSAYLPQTLLNAPEGVPSISG